A window of the Trichoderma asperellum chromosome 4, complete sequence genome harbors these coding sequences:
- a CDS encoding uncharacterized protein (SECRETED:SignalP(1-23)~EggNog:ENOG41~TransMembrane:1 (n8-19c23/24o158-176i)), translated as MYFSTMRTLSLLSAFTLPVTITASQVGDSGTLSSLDGGLGGVVTVVSNSSLKISKYELADASAPELYWWGSASKDLSSGFRISNAHITQAATSDSLTINLDAGHPPIDFDFVGLWCEKFKTNFGQAELKASGTSGDLHTTTGAAAPAHTTTGTGSVNAASSMFVIVAMAAGFAISIL; from the coding sequence ATGTACTTTTCAACTATGCGcactctctccctcctttcGGCCTTTACCCTCCCAGTTACCATTACTGCCAGCCAAGTCGGTGATTCAGGCACCCTGTCCTCTCTCGACGGGGGCCTTGGCGGCGTTGTTACCGTCGTCAGCAACTCGTCCCTCAAGATCTCAAAATATGAGCTCGCTGATGCCAGTGCTCCTGAGCTTTACTGGTGGGGTAGCGCCTCCAAAGATCTCTCATCCGGCTTCCGTATTTCCAACGCTCATATAACACAAGCTGCTACCTCAGACAGTCTAACAATCAACTTGGACGCGGGGCACCCACCCATCGACTTTGATTTCGTGGGTTTGTGGTGTGAGAAATTTAAGACCAATTTTGGTCAGGCGGAACTCAAAGCCAGTGGAACTAGTGGTGATTTGCATACTACTACAGGCGCTGCGGCACCGGCCCATACAACTACTGGTACTGGTTCTGTGAATGCCGCTAGTTCCATGTTTGTTATTGTAGCAATGGCCGCTGGATTTGCAATCTCTATACTATAG